Within the Bacillota bacterium genome, the region TCACCGCCCCACTCCTTCATGTTAAAGGGCAGGGCGCCTCTTTGACGTAGTACTCCGTATTGGCCGGATCGGTAACGGCGCGCGTCAGGAACCGGTGCCGGTTTTCAAAAGCGTCCGAGAGGTATTTCAAAAAGAGCAGCCCGAGGACGATGTGCTTGTATTCCGCTGCCTCCACCGTGCCCCGCAGCCGGTTCGCCGCCGACCAGAGCCGGTCGGCGAATTCGAGGTCGCCGTTACCGTTTTTTACCGCGCTTTTCCTTTTCGCCATAACCTTCTCCCGCAGGATGAACCGAAAGTTTTACCAAACAGCCGGTTTTTAGAGGTTCAAACCGTAAAGGCGCGTACTGCCGTAACTGCCGTTTCTTGCTTTATTCGCCAATCGCCGCCATTTTTCCTGCCGAAGCCCTTACAACGTCAACCGTCTCGCCTCATCCGGCATACAGGTCGATTCAGATGTTCGTGTCAGTCACATGGATCCGCCGGGAATCCGCCATGCCGCTCGGCCACCTCCCGCCAAAATTCAGCCAGGGATTTGGCGAGCAGTTCGGAGGCACGGGATTCTGAGATCAGATCCTCCGCAAGCGCACGCATCACGAGTCGTTCCATCCGCTTTGGTTCCTCGGGGGGCAGAGCATCGCCAATTAACAACTGCTTAACAATATTTAACAAGCAATTATCCGGCCATCAATCGAAACTTAACATGAAGCTGTTAAGATAATACCCAAAATATTTTATTTGGAGGTGTCGGTATGACCAAAACCGTGAAGAGAGTTTCGGCTATCCTCATTGTTTTGCTCCTGTTGGTGAGCGTTTCTGTCCCCCCCGCCGGCGCGGCGGGCACCCCTGCCGTAAAGAATGTGATCCTCTTGATCCCGGACGGCATGAGCGTCGGCGGTACAACCCTGGCGAGGTGGTATAAAGGCGGCACACCCCTGGCCCTGGACGAAATGGCCTGCGGCCTGGTGCGCACTTACCCTGCTGATGCCCCCATCACGGACTCCGCACCTGCGGCAACGGCTTATGCCAGCGGTTTTAAATCCCATACGGGCTACCTGGGGGTGCTCCCCGATGTGGCCAACATGCCCGGCCTCCAGCCCATCCCCAAGGGTGATGAAAGGAAACCGGTGGCCGCCATTCTCGAAGCAGCAAAACTGGCGGGAAAAGCTACGGGACTGGTGGTTACCTGTGAAATACCCCATGCCACCCCGGCGGCCTTTTCCTCCCATTACCCGGACCGGAACAACTATGACGACATCCTCGAACAGCAGGTATATAGTGGAATAGATGTGGTACTGGGCGGCGGTTCCAAGTTCCTGGAACCCGGGACCAGAAAGGATAAGGAAGATTTAATTAAGGTTATCAAGGACCTGGGTTATGACTATGTAACCACGCCGGAAGCCCTTCGCAAGTCCACTTCCAGCAAGTTGTGGGGGATGTTTGCTCCCAAAGATCTAAGTTATGATTTTGACCGTGATCCGGCAAAACAGCCCAGTCTGGCGGAAATGACCAGCAAAGCCATTGAGGTGCTTTCTAAAGATAAGGACGGATTCTTTCTGATGGTGGAAGGGAGCAAAATAGACTGGGCCGCCCATGCCAATGACCCGGTAGGCGTAATCAGCGATATCCTGGCCTTTGACAACGCAGTAAAGGTAGCGCTGGACTTTGCCAAAAAGGATAAGCACACCGTTGTCATCGCAGTAACCGACCACGGTAACGGTGGAATCACCATCGGAGACCGGGAGACCAGCAAAAATTACGACGAGCTGCCCCTTTCCGCATTCATCGACCCTTTAAAGAAGGCCAAGCTGACCGCTGAAGGCATCGAGAAAAAATTAAACGCCGACAGGAGCAACATCAAAGAAGTGATGGCGAATTATTACGGCATCACCGATCTGACGGAGGCTGAAATCAAAGCAATCAAAGAGGCCAAACCAGGCAAGTTAAATTACGTTGTGGGACCGATGATCAGCAAGCGGGCACATATCGGGTGGACCACCAACGGCCACACCGGCGAAGATGTGGTCCTGTACGCGTGCTCGCCGACCGGCGACCGGCCCACGGGAGTGGTTGAAAACACAGAAATAGCCAGGTACATGGAGAGAGTACTGGGTCTTAGCTTACAGGAAACCACCAAAAAGCTCTTCGTACCGGCAAGGACCGCTTTTGAGGCCAGGGGAGCCAGGGTGATGTGGGATGACGGTGATCCCCACAACCCCGTAGTGGTGGTTACCAAGGGCAATGATAAATTAAAATTGCCGGTAAACAAAAATCTTGCCGAAATCAACGGTAAGCTGGTTAAAATGAACGGCCTGACCGTTTATAATGGCGTGGCCACCTTTGTACCACAGGAAGCACTTGATTTATTAAATTAAATCGAAGCCACTGCAACAGCCTGGATTTACGGCAGTAGATCCCTGTTAAGCAGTCCACGCATTCCCTCCCTCTTGCTTATAGCCCGCCTGCTCCGGCCATGGGGCAGGCGGGCCGCTTCATCTCCCAGAAACACCTCAAGATCCTGTTTTCACCTATCCTCAGGCGCTACCCCGGGCAGGATTATGGCGAGGTGAGGGTTGCAAATCCCTTTTCATGGTAAAAGCAGATAGCAGCTTCAATGTCTTTACCCCGGAAACCAGAAATCAAGGCCAACAGCGAAAACGAACGAAAGTTGGGATCAACCAGTTCGGCGACTCTGGCAACGGCATCCACCAGGAGCCGCTGGCGGATTTCTGTCTCTCGAATTCTGCTCCTCAAGCTTACGAATCTGCTCCTCAAATCCCTGATGTTTGTCCAAGAGGCTACCCTCCCCTCAGATGAGAACCCACTCTACGAACAGTCACATATAGTAACCTACAGCCTTTGCCGTGGAGTAAGGAACGCCGATTCCGCTGAGACCGCCCGTGCTCTGATCTTCGATAGCTTTCAGCGGCACGTCTGCCTAAGTCAGCAAGTTATCCACTTATATCGGCAGATATAGGGCGTCGGCAGCCAGGGTGCCGGAGATGATTACCGCCTCGATGCCCGCCCCCGGAAAAACGCCGGCGCCGGCCAGGTAGAGCCGCTCCACGGGGCTTTTGGCCGGCGGCCGCCACTGACCGGCGGCGGGGCCGTAAATGGCACCGCCCGTCGTCCAGGCATAGCGGGCGAACGTGGCCGGGCTAGCCTCCTCCCGGAAGACAATGTGCTCCCGCAGGCCGGACAGCACCAGTTCCGCCAGGGCGACCAGCGCGTCGCCGAACTCTCTTTTGCGCCGGGCATAGTCGGGCATCCGGCGGTCCCAGGTTGTTGCCTCCACCCGGGGGACCAGGGTCAGCAGGGTGATGGCGGCGTGTCCGGGCGGCGCCAGGCCGGGGTCCACCCTGGAAGGAGTCATTATACCCAGTCCCCGGCCGTCTTCGGTGTAAACCAGCGTGACCGGCTCCAGCTCCGGTACGAAGTCGACGCCCAGGAAGACCGCAAAAGCCGACGTGGAAAATTCCAGTCCCTCTACGCGCCGCACGAAGTCGGGCGGCAGATGTTCCCGCCCCACCAGTTCCAGGAAGGTCTTGCGGACGTCGGCGCCTGCGATAACGGCCCCGGCACGGTGGACCTGTCCGCCGGCCAGGATTACGCCCGCGGCCCGGCCTCCCTCGATGAGGATGCGCTTTACGGGCGCGCGCAGGAGCACCCGGCCGCCGTGCGCCTCGATCACCTCCGCCAACGCGTCGGCAAGGGCCTGGGAGCCACCCACAGGGTAGTAGCCGCCGTCGAAGTAGTAGCCGAAAAGGGGGGCCATCTGGCCAACGGTGAGCGTTTCCGGCCGGTCGCTCAGGTAGCCCGTCAGGAGGAGCAGGAACCGTTTCAGAGATGCGTCCTGGAAAAACCGATCCAGCACGACGGTGTAGGGGATGTCCATCCAGCGGAAGGCATACGGGTGGGTGCGCGGGTAGGCCAGCATCTCCTCCGGCGTACGCGGCGGGCACGGCACGCCGCCGGTGCGCTCCACGTCGGCGTAGAGGTCGCGGTACACGGCCTCCATCTCGGCGAAGAAGGCAGCTATAGCCTCCCGCTCTGCGGGAAAGCGCGCCTGCAGAGCCCTGACCAGTTCCTCCGCCGTGCCGGGCACCTTGAGCCGGAAGCCGGGCAGCACGTACTCGTGGCCTACCCGCCGCCATTCCAGCCGATCGCCGATCTCCAGCCGGCGCAGAAGATTGGTCACCGGGCCGCGCGGTCCCAGCCCGCTAATGTCGTGCACGCCCGCGTCGAAGACGTAGCGCAGCCGCTCGCCGTCCCGCTGCACGTGTCGCTCCCACGAGGTGCAGAAGCCGCCCGGCCGGTGGTGCTGCTCCGCCACCAGCACCTTCAGGCCCCGCCGCGCCAGGAGGGCCGCCGCCGTAAGGCCGCCGATGCCTGCACCCACCACAACGACGTCGTGTTCGGCTTCACCGGCCGGCCGCCCGGGGCCGAAGACCGGGTCCGGCCACCGGTAGGGCTCTCGGGCAGCTATCTCCTGCGCCAGAATGCGCTTGGGGTACCAGCTGGGGAAAAGAAGGGAAAAAGCGATGCCGGCCGCGATGCCGGCGTTGGGTAGCGCCACCGTCAGCCAGAGCCGCGCCTGCGGCCAGGGCGTGGCCATCACCCCGAGGACGGCGTTGAGGGTGAAAACGATTCCCCAGACGGCGGTGATGATCTCGTTCGTACGGTGGAAGAGGGGGTTGTCCCAGTACTCGCGCGGCCAGTCCTCGCGGGCGTACTGGTAGGTGAAGGGCGAACCGGCCAGGAGCGTCCCCCAGGCCATCAGCGCCAGGGTAGCGCCGACCAGCACGGCACTATAGGCCTGAAAAAGCGGGGAACCCAGGACGACGGTCACCGCGAAATGGGCGGCAAAAAAAGCAAGCGTCACCAGCTCCATCGCCCTGGCCTGCCGCAGCCGGAAGCGATAGGCGTTTAAGACCAGTGCGGCCCCCAGCCCAGCCGTCACCGCCTCCGTCCAGAGGCCGGGGCCCGAGAGCGTCCAGTACAGGATCCAGGGGACAAAGCCGATGAAAATCCAGACCGTGCCGGGTATTTTCTTACCCATGGGCCTTTCCCTCCTGCATGACCGCGGCCAGCGCGGTGTCGCACCAATTGACGACCATCTGGGCGAAGCGGCGGCCGAATTCCAGAGTAAGGGACCAGTAGCGGGCGTCCTCGCGGGCTCCGGTAAGGGCCGCGTAGTGAGGGATCAGCGGGGCAATCTCCTCTTCGTAGCGCCGCAGAAGATCGGCGTAGTGCGCGCGCCACATTTTCAGGTGGGCGGCCAGGACCGCCGGGTCCACCTGGCGGCCGAAGAAGACCCTCACCAGCAGGGGATCGCGCGGCTGCGGTAT harbors:
- a CDS encoding NAD(P)/FAD-dependent oxidoreductase, which codes for MGKKIPGTVWIFIGFVPWILYWTLSGPGLWTEAVTAGLGAALVLNAYRFRLRQARAMELVTLAFFAAHFAVTVVLGSPLFQAYSAVLVGATLALMAWGTLLAGSPFTYQYAREDWPREYWDNPLFHRTNEIITAVWGIVFTLNAVLGVMATPWPQARLWLTVALPNAGIAAGIAFSLLFPSWYPKRILAQEIAAREPYRWPDPVFGPGRPAGEAEHDVVVVGAGIGGLTAAALLARRGLKVLVAEQHHRPGGFCTSWERHVQRDGERLRYVFDAGVHDISGLGPRGPVTNLLRRLEIGDRLEWRRVGHEYVLPGFRLKVPGTAEELVRALQARFPAEREAIAAFFAEMEAVYRDLYADVERTGGVPCPPRTPEEMLAYPRTHPYAFRWMDIPYTVVLDRFFQDASLKRFLLLLTGYLSDRPETLTVGQMAPLFGYYFDGGYYPVGGSQALADALAEVIEAHGGRVLLRAPVKRILIEGGRAAGVILAGGQVHRAGAVIAGADVRKTFLELVGREHLPPDFVRRVEGLEFSTSAFAVFLGVDFVPELEPVTLVYTEDGRGLGIMTPSRVDPGLAPPGHAAITLLTLVPRVEATTWDRRMPDYARRKREFGDALVALAELVLSGLREHIVFREEASPATFARYAWTTGGAIYGPAAGQWRPPAKSPVERLYLAGAGVFPGAGIEAVIISGTLAADALYLPI
- a CDS encoding PadR family transcriptional regulator, whose amino-acid sequence is MSLPHALLGLLSYRPATGYELKAAFEQSIHFFWNATLPQIYRTLNQMRERGWVAVTVEHQEGRPSRKVYRVTEAGREELRRWLAAPPEIPQPRDPLLVRVFFGRQVDPAVLAAHLKMWRAHYADLLRRYEEEIAPLIPHYAALTGAREDARYWSLTLEFGRRFAQMVVNWCDTALAAVMQEGKAHG
- a CDS encoding alkaline phosphatase, whose amino-acid sequence is MTKTVKRVSAILIVLLLLVSVSVPPAGAAGTPAVKNVILLIPDGMSVGGTTLARWYKGGTPLALDEMACGLVRTYPADAPITDSAPAATAYASGFKSHTGYLGVLPDVANMPGLQPIPKGDERKPVAAILEAAKLAGKATGLVVTCEIPHATPAAFSSHYPDRNNYDDILEQQVYSGIDVVLGGGSKFLEPGTRKDKEDLIKVIKDLGYDYVTTPEALRKSTSSKLWGMFAPKDLSYDFDRDPAKQPSLAEMTSKAIEVLSKDKDGFFLMVEGSKIDWAAHANDPVGVISDILAFDNAVKVALDFAKKDKHTVVIAVTDHGNGGITIGDRETSKNYDELPLSAFIDPLKKAKLTAEGIEKKLNADRSNIKEVMANYYGITDLTEAEIKAIKEAKPGKLNYVVGPMISKRAHIGWTTNGHTGEDVVLYACSPTGDRPTGVVENTEIARYMERVLGLSLQETTKKLFVPARTAFEARGARVMWDDGDPHNPVVVVTKGNDKLKLPVNKNLAEINGKLVKMNGLTVYNGVATFVPQEALDLLN